The segment CATTCGTAATGCCAATCCGGGTCTTCCGGGTGCTTCTGATCCCACAACGGCCGCCGACTTCGTACCGTCGGGATCTCCGCGAAGTTGTAGCTTGGAGGCGGAGAATCAGTTGACCATTCCAGGGTCCAAGCATCCCAGGGGTCGCGTCCGGCGTGGGCTCCCGTGAAATACGACCACGAAAGGTTGAAGACAAACACGAGGACTCCAGCTACCTGAAATAGGGCCCCTAGTGAAACGATCAAGTTCCAGTGCTCCCATCCACGTCCCGGTTCGTATGTATAAATGCGACGCGGCATTCCAAGCAGGCCTGGTATGTGCATGAAATCGAAAGTGAGATGGAACCCAAGGAGGAAGAGCCAGAAGTGCCACTGGGCCAGTTTTTCGCTGTACCTACGGCCAGTCATCTTTGGAAAGTAGTAATAAAACGCCGCGAAGATGGTAAACAGAATTCCGCCAACGATGACGTAGTGGAAGTGGGCAACGACGAAATAAGAATTGCCCAATTGCCAGTCGAACGGTGATGCAGCCAGCATGATTCCAGTCAGACCGGCAACCAAGAACTGAAATAAGAAGCCGATGCAAAACAGCATTGGCGCCTTGAAAATCAACTTTCCGCCCCACATTGTGCCGATCCAATTGAAGATCTTGATGCCGGTGGGAACGCCGACCAGCATGGTGGCGAGAGTGAAGAAGCTGTTCGCATAAGAGACCATGCCAACGGTAAACATGTGATGGGCCCAGACGCTGAAACTTACAAACCCAATGCACACCGTGGCCGCAACCATCACCGGGTATCCGAAGATCGGCTTTCGCGAGAACACCGGAATGATTTCCGATGCAAACGCAAAGCAGGGGATAATCAGGATGTAGACCTCCGGATGACCGAAAATCCAAAAGAAGTGCATCCAAAGAACGGCGGAGCCTCCAGCTTGTGTGTCAAAGAAATGTCCTCCCAAATAGCGGTCGATGCAAAGCATGATCTGAGCCGCAGTAAGAGGTGAGATGGCCAGGATCACCATGCCGCCCAAAACCAGGTTCAACCATGCGAACAATGGCATTTTTCCTAAGGTCATGCCGGGGCATCGCATGCAGACTATGGTGGCGACAAAGTTTATTCCGGTTCCAATGCTGCCTATCCCGGACAACAA is part of the Terriglobales bacterium genome and harbors:
- a CDS encoding cbb3-type cytochrome c oxidase subunit I, with the protein product TMIFFVAMPILLGFGTYLIPLMIGARDMAFPRLNAFSFWITAFAGFLLYFSFVGGGGLYGAGSAPDVGWFAYAPLTSRAFSQGHSTDFWTLSLLLSGIGSIGTGINFVATIVCMRCPGMTLGKMPLFAWLNLVLGGMVILAISPLTAAQIMLCIDRYLGGHFFDTQAGGSAVLWMHFFWIFGHPEVYILIIPCFAFASEIIPVFSRKPIFGYPVMVAATVCIGFVSFSVWAHHMFTVGMVSYANSFFTLATMLVGVPTGIKIFNWIGTMWGGKLIFKAPMLFCIGFLFQFLVAGLTGIMLAASPFDWQLGNSYFVVAHFHYVIVGGILFTIFAAFYYYFPKMTGRRYSEKLAQWHFWLFLLGFHLTFDFMHIPGLLGMPRRIYTYEPGRGWEHWNLIVSLGALFQVAGVLVFVFNLSWSYFTGAHAGRDPWDAWTLEWSTDSPPPSYNFAEIPTVRSRRPLWDQKHPEDPDWHYE